Proteins from a genomic interval of Ferrovibrio terrae:
- a CDS encoding alpha/beta fold hydrolase, translating into MWLDVAGKKVFAATGGKDFDKTKPCVVFIHGNACDHTVWAMQTRWFAYHGYSVLALDLPGNGRSEGPMPESVEAFADWMPKLLDAAGVQQAALVGHSMGALIALETAQRHPSRVKKISLLGFAYPMAVNPELQALADSGAYTVVELMNDWMIAKKNQIGSNRVPGAHLLNGSIRLIDRAPRAVLATGFRVCSSYQNGKQAVAAITLPAQILAGERDQMTPLRAARGWAREFQNGRIDVLPGCGHMMMGERPDETLDALKDFIAG; encoded by the coding sequence ATGTGGCTCGACGTCGCGGGCAAGAAAGTGTTTGCCGCCACTGGCGGCAAGGACTTCGACAAGACCAAACCCTGCGTGGTCTTCATTCATGGCAATGCCTGTGACCATACGGTCTGGGCGATGCAGACGCGCTGGTTCGCCTATCACGGCTATTCGGTGCTGGCGCTCGACCTGCCGGGCAATGGCCGCTCCGAAGGCCCGATGCCTGAAAGCGTCGAGGCCTTCGCCGACTGGATGCCGAAGCTGCTCGATGCGGCCGGCGTGCAGCAGGCGGCGCTGGTCGGCCATTCCATGGGCGCGCTGATCGCGCTGGAAACCGCGCAGCGGCATCCGTCGCGCGTGAAGAAGATTTCGCTGCTCGGCTTCGCCTATCCGATGGCGGTGAACCCGGAACTGCAGGCACTGGCCGACAGTGGCGCCTATACCGTGGTCGAGCTGATGAACGACTGGATGATCGCCAAGAAGAACCAGATCGGCAGCAACCGCGTGCCGGGCGCGCATCTGCTGAATGGCAGCATCCGCCTGATCGATCGCGCGCCGCGCGCCGTGCTGGCGACCGGCTTCCGCGTCTGCAGCAGCTACCAGAATGGCAAGCAGGCGGTGGCAGCCATCACCCTGCCGGCGCAGATCCTAGCTGGCGAGCGCGACCAGATGACGCCGCTGCGTGCCGCACGCGGCTGGGCCAGGGAATTCCAGAACGGCCGCATCGATGTGCTGCCGGGCTGCGGCCATATGATGATGGGCGAGCGGCCCGACGAGACGCTCGACGCCCTCAAAGATTTCATTGCCGGTTGA
- the thiE gene encoding thiamine phosphate synthase, with protein sequence MSKNPEQRLYLITPPAIEPAAFTEELKKALGAGDVACLQLRLKDGEQTASDNTFRRATEALLPVCHEHDVALLINDRPDLAIKFGADGVHVGQDDVPYEEARRILGPDRIVGVTCHDSRHLAMEAAEAGADYVAFGAFFATETKRPKTKAEPELIEWWADLMEVPCVAIGGITVENCPPLIAAGADFLAVSAGVWRHPEGPAAAVKAFNGAIAKHGNR encoded by the coding sequence ATGAGCAAGAATCCAGAGCAACGCCTTTACCTGATCACTCCGCCGGCAATCGAGCCCGCGGCCTTCACCGAAGAGCTGAAGAAAGCGCTCGGCGCCGGCGATGTCGCCTGCCTGCAGCTGCGCCTGAAAGATGGCGAGCAGACCGCATCCGACAACACCTTCCGCCGTGCGACCGAAGCGCTGCTGCCGGTCTGTCATGAGCATGACGTCGCGCTGCTGATCAACGACCGGCCCGATCTTGCGATCAAGTTCGGCGCCGATGGTGTGCATGTCGGCCAGGACGATGTGCCTTACGAAGAGGCGCGCCGTATCCTGGGGCCGGATCGCATTGTTGGCGTCACCTGCCATGACTCCCGGCATCTGGCGATGGAGGCGGCCGAGGCTGGCGCGGATTACGTCGCGTTCGGCGCCTTCTTCGCGACCGAAACCAAGCGGCCGAAGACAAAAGCGGAACCCGAGCTGATCGAATGGTGGGCCGACCTGATGGAGGTGCCCTGTGTCGCCATCGGCGGGATTACCGTTGAGAACTGCCCGCCGCTGATCGCCGCCGGGGCGGATTTCCTGGCGGTTTCCGCCGGCGTCTGGCGCCATCCGGAAGGCCCTGCCGCGGCCGTGAAAGCCTTTAATGGAGCGATTGCCAAGCATGGGAACCGCTGA
- a CDS encoding inositol monophosphatase family protein, with the protein MALRSALINAMANAARKAQRSLIRDFNEVEHLQVSKKGPADFVSAADRKAEKILQQELVKLRPDFGFIMEEGGRIEAKDGKTYWIIDPLDGTTNFLHGIPHFAISIGVQREDELIAGIVLDVVRDELFWAEKGVGAYVNERRIRVSARRKLPEAVFGTGIPFHGKSGHEAFLKEVTKVMTEVAGIRRLGAAALDLAYVAAGRFDGFWETGLQPWDIAAGIVLVREAGGTVTDLAGGDKMLETGGIIAANDVLHAPLTKLIKS; encoded by the coding sequence ATGGCCCTGCGTTCGGCTTTGATCAATGCGATGGCAAACGCGGCGCGTAAAGCGCAGCGCAGCCTGATCCGCGACTTCAACGAGGTTGAGCACCTGCAGGTCTCGAAGAAGGGCCCGGCTGACTTCGTGTCCGCTGCCGACCGCAAGGCCGAGAAAATCCTGCAGCAGGAACTCGTCAAGCTGCGTCCGGATTTCGGCTTCATCATGGAAGAGGGTGGCCGTATCGAGGCGAAGGACGGCAAGACCTACTGGATCATCGATCCGCTCGACGGCACCACCAATTTCCTGCACGGCATTCCGCATTTCGCTATTTCCATCGGCGTGCAGCGCGAGGATGAACTGATCGCCGGAATCGTGCTCGACGTCGTGCGCGATGAACTGTTCTGGGCCGAGAAGGGCGTCGGCGCCTATGTCAACGAGCGCCGCATCCGCGTGTCGGCCCGGCGCAAGCTGCCCGAGGCCGTGTTCGGCACCGGCATCCCCTTCCATGGCAAGTCGGGCCACGAAGCCTTCCTGAAGGAAGTCACCAAGGTGATGACCGAAGTGGCTGGTATCCGCCGTCTGGGCGCTGCGGCGCTCGATCTGGCTTACGTTGCGGCCGGGCGTTTCGACGGCTTCTGGGAAACCGGCTTGCAACCGTGGGATATCGCGGCCGGCATCGTGCTGGTGCGGGAAGCCGGCGGCACGGTCACGGATCTGGCCGGTGGCGACAAGATGCTGGAAACCGGTGGCATCATCGCAGCGAACGACGTGCTGCACGCACCGCTGACCAAGCTGATCAAATCCTGA
- a CDS encoding OmpA family protein — MAARPVPHSLAALSLAFGLGVVAAPALAQNYIGTGNVQVNMQALDQLGGARSASLATPQLPLIGSTGKAPKQAAVPAAAQPTGPQALLGETGQAANTVKLRRPGSSTATRKASASAPKASAKTEAAPAAAPPAVAAAPAPAASAPTPAPAITPAPAPQAGAPTQVVPAPPAPAVAAAPSAPAPAPTPAPAPPVAAAPAPTPAPAPAPAPAAAAAPQASVPATPAPAPQATPRAVPAPQVAAAPTPPRAVPAPGPGPGGLVTLAFAGGQGDLPSGGDLAALDALATQHANGEDRLQIRAYAASTVSDGGSGARRLSLTRALAVRQYLIDKGIRSTRIDVRALGAPTDGSAADRVEVAPVGR; from the coding sequence ATGGCTGCCAGGCCGGTTCCGCATTCGCTTGCCGCCTTATCGCTGGCGTTCGGCCTTGGCGTCGTCGCTGCACCGGCGCTGGCGCAGAATTACATCGGCACCGGCAATGTTCAGGTCAACATGCAGGCGCTCGACCAGTTGGGCGGCGCACGATCTGCCAGCCTCGCCACGCCGCAGCTTCCGTTGATTGGATCGACCGGCAAGGCGCCGAAGCAGGCCGCTGTTCCGGCGGCCGCCCAGCCGACTGGCCCGCAGGCGCTGCTGGGTGAAACCGGTCAGGCCGCAAATACTGTGAAGCTGCGCCGGCCCGGGTCTTCCACGGCGACCCGCAAGGCTTCCGCATCTGCCCCGAAGGCATCGGCCAAAACCGAAGCTGCACCTGCCGCTGCGCCGCCGGCCGTCGCCGCTGCGCCGGCTCCCGCTGCGTCAGCTCCGACGCCTGCGCCGGCGATAACTCCGGCACCGGCCCCGCAGGCAGGCGCCCCGACCCAGGTGGTTCCTGCACCGCCCGCTCCGGCGGTAGCCGCCGCCCCATCGGCGCCCGCGCCGGCACCAACTCCGGCTCCGGCGCCTCCCGTGGCCGCCGCGCCGGCACCAACTCCGGCTCCGGCTCCGGCGCCTGCGCCGGCTGCCGCTGCGGCACCCCAGGCTTCAGTTCCGGCTACCCCCGCACCCGCGCCCCAGGCAACGCCCCGGGCGGTGCCTGCTCCGCAAGTGGCTGCCGCGCCGACACCGCCGCGTGCGGTGCCTGCGCCCGGGCCTGGGCCCGGCGGCCTCGTCACGCTGGCTTTCGCCGGCGGACAGGGTGATCTGCCGTCGGGTGGCGATCTGGCCGCCCTCGATGCGCTGGCCACGCAGCATGCCAATGGCGAAGACCGCCTGCAGATTCGCGCCTATGCCGCCAGCACCGTCAGCGATGGCGGCAGCGGCGCCCGGCGCCTCTCGCTCACCCGCGCGCTGGCCGTGCGGCAGTATCTGATCGACAAGGGCATCCGTTCGACGCGGATCGACGTTCGCGCACTCGGCGCCCCAACTGATGGCAGTGCCGCCGACCGTGTCGAAGTCGCTCCGGTCGGCCGCTGA
- a CDS encoding flagellar motor protein MotA: protein MTKPGRFLLRMVLFLAGVGVVVAVLHNTLLRAFMANVALNSLIGAVLLIGILYTFRQVWEIGREASWVEAWQKAQRSGGGGNIGEPSSLLAPLARMLANRSPRGSLHATATRALLDSVGSRLDEGREISRYFIGLMVFLGLLGTFWGLLETINAVADTINGLSLNANEDINALFNKLKGGLETPLTGMGLAFSASMMGLAGSLIVGFLDLQAGQAQNRFYNDLEEWLAGFTRVGGSTVTEGEQSVPAYVQALLEQTADSLDNLQRTMARGEDSRTQTGAALLQLNEKLSLLTEQMRAEQGLLLKLTEHQIEMRPIMAKLAQSADGGNFDAASRGHLRNIDVLLTRMLDDAAQGRAKLIDDMRAEIKLLSRTIAASADNQRR from the coding sequence ATGACCAAGCCTGGCCGTTTTCTGTTGCGCATGGTGCTGTTCCTCGCCGGTGTCGGCGTTGTGGTCGCCGTGCTGCATAACACCCTGCTGCGTGCCTTCATGGCCAATGTGGCGCTCAACAGCCTGATCGGCGCCGTTCTGCTGATCGGCATCCTCTATACCTTCCGCCAGGTCTGGGAGATCGGCCGCGAGGCGAGCTGGGTCGAGGCCTGGCAAAAGGCCCAGCGCAGCGGCGGTGGCGGCAATATCGGCGAACCCTCCAGCCTGCTGGCGCCGCTGGCGCGCATGCTGGCCAATCGCAGCCCGCGCGGCTCGCTGCATGCCACGGCGACCCGGGCCCTGCTGGACTCGGTCGGCTCGCGGCTGGATGAAGGCCGGGAAATCTCGCGCTATTTCATCGGCCTGATGGTCTTCCTCGGCCTGCTGGGCACGTTCTGGGGCCTGCTGGAAACCATCAATGCCGTTGCCGACACCATCAACGGCCTGTCGCTGAATGCGAATGAAGACATCAATGCGCTGTTCAACAAGCTGAAGGGCGGTCTGGAAACGCCGCTCACCGGCATGGGGCTGGCTTTCTCCGCGTCGATGATGGGGCTTGCCGGCTCGCTGATCGTCGGCTTCCTCGACCTGCAGGCGGGCCAGGCGCAGAACCGCTTCTACAACGACCTGGAAGAATGGCTTGCCGGCTTCACCCGCGTCGGCGGCAGCACCGTGACCGAGGGCGAACAGTCGGTGCCGGCCTATGTGCAGGCGCTGCTGGAGCAGACGGCTGACAGCCTGGACAACCTGCAGCGCACCATGGCGCGCGGCGAGGACAGCCGCACGCAGACCGGCGCGGCGCTGCTGCAGCTCAACGAAAAGCTCAGCCTGCTCACCGAGCAGATGCGCGCCGAACAGGGGCTGCTGCTCAAACTGACGGAACATCAGATCGAGATGCGGCCGATCATGGCCAAGCTGGCGCAAAGCGCCGACGGCGGCAACTTCGATGCCGCCAGCCGCGGCCACCTGCGCAACATCGACGTCCTGCTGACCCGCATGCTGGACGATGCGGCGCAGGGCCGCGCCAAGCTGATCGATGACATGCGTGCCGAAATCAAGCTGCTGTCGCGCACCATCGCGGCATCTGCTGACAACCAGCGCCGGTAA
- a CDS encoding peptidoglycan -binding protein: MALSRRRNDHMGANAWPGYVDVLSTLLMVIVFVLAVFMLVQFFLANAISGRDKAIEGLRSELAGLVEQLGLEKRNNAALRLDITNLQATLSSANAERDQLAAVLADSQVRADEAEKKLTEQQQIVVDLQGKLVSSTGQLDQEKRLTTEARSQVDLLNRQILALREQMAQIERILKESEEKDKSNQAQVSDLGRRLNAALARKVDELTNYRSEFFGRLRQALGNRRDIQVVGDRFVFQSEVLFDSASAELKPEGREQIGKLAKTLIEISDKIPKELPWVLRVDGHTDKLPIATAQFPSNWELSSARAISVVKFLASQGVPVERLAATGFGEFQPLDAREDQTAFRRNRRIELKLTER; this comes from the coding sequence ATGGCTTTGAGCCGCAGGCGCAACGACCATATGGGGGCCAACGCATGGCCCGGCTATGTGGATGTCCTCTCCACATTGCTGATGGTCATCGTCTTCGTGCTGGCGGTGTTCATGCTGGTGCAGTTTTTCCTCGCCAACGCGATCTCGGGTCGCGACAAGGCCATCGAGGGATTGCGCAGCGAACTGGCCGGGCTGGTCGAGCAGCTCGGGCTGGAAAAACGCAACAACGCCGCATTGCGTCTCGACATTACCAACCTGCAGGCCACGCTGAGCAGCGCCAATGCCGAACGCGATCAGCTGGCTGCCGTGCTGGCCGACAGCCAGGTCCGCGCCGACGAGGCCGAGAAGAAACTCACCGAACAGCAGCAGATCGTGGTGGATCTGCAAGGCAAGCTGGTTTCGAGCACGGGCCAGCTGGATCAGGAAAAGCGCCTGACGACGGAAGCGCGCAGCCAGGTCGATCTGCTGAATCGCCAGATCCTGGCGCTACGCGAGCAGATGGCGCAGATCGAGCGCATCCTGAAAGAGAGCGAAGAGAAGGACAAGAGCAACCAGGCGCAGGTCAGCGATCTTGGCCGCCGGTTGAATGCCGCGCTGGCGCGCAAGGTCGACGAGCTGACCAATTATCGTTCCGAGTTCTTCGGCCGGCTGCGACAGGCGCTGGGCAACCGGCGCGACATCCAGGTGGTGGGCGACCGCTTCGTGTTCCAGTCCGAGGTTCTGTTCGATTCTGCCTCCGCCGAGCTGAAGCCCGAAGGCCGCGAGCAGATCGGCAAGCTGGCCAAGACGCTGATCGAGATCAGCGACAAGATTCCGAAGGAATTGCCGTGGGTGCTGCGCGTCGACGGTCATACCGACAAGCTGCCGATTGCCACGGCGCAGTTCCCTTCGAACTGGGAGCTGTCATCCGCGCGCGCCATTTCGGTGGTGAAGTTCCTCGCCAGCCAGGGCGTGCCGGTCGAACGCCTGGCGGCCACCGGTTTCGGTGAATTCCAGCCGCTGGATGCGCGCGAGGACCAGACCGCCTTCCGCCGCAACCGCCGTATCGAGCTCAAGCTGACCGAACGCTGA
- a CDS encoding DUF3574 domain-containing protein: MATMFEEAFLKVGERLGALQAKVVLALAGGMIALAIVAAAGVYIWLNPLLHCRQQSALLFFGTAVRHGEHVRHLDGSEWHGFVESAIVPRLPDGFTVLEGQGFSRSVADGAAMRENTYILMVAHRNDTEINAKLASIVEDYKSRFQQESVLRLDQCGAYKF; this comes from the coding sequence ATGGCGACCATGTTCGAGGAAGCGTTTCTCAAGGTCGGTGAACGGCTGGGTGCCCTGCAGGCCAAGGTGGTGCTGGCGCTCGCCGGCGGCATGATCGCGCTGGCGATCGTCGCGGCGGCGGGCGTCTATATCTGGCTCAACCCGCTGCTGCATTGCCGCCAGCAGAGTGCGCTGCTGTTTTTCGGCACGGCGGTCCGGCATGGCGAGCATGTGCGCCATCTGGACGGCAGCGAGTGGCATGGCTTTGTCGAATCCGCCATCGTGCCGCGTCTGCCGGACGGCTTCACGGTTCTGGAAGGACAAGGCTTCTCCCGCTCGGTCGCCGACGGCGCGGCGATGCGCGAGAACACCTATATCCTGATGGTGGCGCATCGCAACGATACCGAGATCAATGCCAAGCTCGCCAGCATCGTCGAGGATTACAAGTCGCGTTTCCAGCAGGAGAGCGTGCTGCGTCTCGACCAGTGCGGGGCCTATAAATTCTAG
- a CDS encoding ABC transporter transmembrane domain-containing protein: protein MPSVDTTDPKRPPISALKHVFRFVAPYRWMAAGAAVALVVTSGAMLMIGQAIRRVIDAGFGAGNGAYLDLYFGALFGVVVILAFGTFARFYCVTWIGERVVADIRKAVYSHVMKLSPAFFETTRSGEVLSRLTTDTELIQTLVGSSISVALRNILLFVGSAGLLIVTSPRLTLLVALVIPLVVLPIIVLGRRLRKLSRESQDRIADLSARAGETLNAITTVQAYTYESREGERFGRHAEDAFGTAVRRIRARAWLTALVMLLVFGAVNAVMWIGGKAVFAGEMSAGELSAFVFYAIIGASAVGSLSETWGDVQRASGAAERLMQLLATDPAIRAPAEPLQLPAQPTGRLQFEDVRFHYPARPQTAALDGLSLDIAAGETVAIVGPSGAGKTTLFQLLLRFYDPESGRIRFDGIDIAKLDPVALRQHIGLVAQEPVIFGATVAENIRYGRPEASDIEVQAAAEAAAAHGFIQVLPQGYDTYLGERGVRLSGGQRQRIAIARALLRDPPVLLLDEATSSLDAESERKLQAALERLMQGRTTLVIAHRLATVQKADRIVVMDQGRIIASGRHDSLMAEDGLYARLARLQFMSGKAEADAA from the coding sequence ATGCCATCAGTCGACACCACCGATCCCAAGCGCCCGCCGATCTCGGCGCTGAAGCATGTCTTCCGTTTCGTCGCTCCCTATCGCTGGATGGCGGCCGGGGCAGCGGTTGCCCTCGTTGTCACCTCGGGCGCCATGCTGATGATCGGCCAGGCGATTCGCCGCGTGATCGATGCCGGCTTCGGCGCCGGCAACGGGGCGTACCTCGACCTTTATTTCGGCGCGCTGTTCGGTGTCGTGGTGATTCTGGCCTTTGGCACCTTTGCCCGCTTCTACTGCGTCACCTGGATCGGCGAGCGCGTGGTCGCCGATATCCGCAAGGCCGTCTACAGCCATGTGATGAAGCTGAGCCCGGCCTTTTTCGAAACCACCCGCAGCGGCGAAGTGCTGTCGCGGCTGACCACCGATACCGAACTGATCCAGACATTGGTCGGCTCGTCGATCTCGGTGGCGTTGCGCAACATCCTGCTGTTCGTCGGCAGCGCCGGGCTGCTGATCGTCACCTCGCCGCGGCTGACGCTGCTGGTCGCGCTGGTGATTCCGCTCGTCGTGCTGCCGATCATCGTGCTGGGCCGCCGCCTGCGCAAGCTGTCGCGCGAAAGCCAGGACCGTATCGCCGATCTGTCGGCGCGCGCCGGCGAAACGCTGAACGCGATCACCACGGTGCAGGCCTACACCTATGAGTCCCGCGAGGGCGAGCGTTTCGGCCGCCATGCCGAAGACGCCTTCGGCACCGCTGTGCGTCGCATCCGGGCGCGGGCCTGGCTGACCGCGCTGGTGATGCTGCTGGTGTTCGGCGCGGTAAATGCCGTGATGTGGATCGGCGGCAAGGCCGTCTTCGCCGGCGAGATGTCGGCCGGTGAACTCAGCGCCTTCGTGTTCTACGCCATCATCGGCGCCTCCGCTGTCGGCTCGCTGTCGGAAACTTGGGGCGATGTGCAGCGCGCGTCCGGTGCCGCCGAACGCCTGATGCAGCTGCTGGCGACCGATCCGGCGATCCGCGCGCCGGCCGAGCCTCTGCAGTTGCCCGCGCAGCCGACCGGCCGCCTGCAGTTCGAGGATGTGCGCTTCCACTATCCGGCGCGGCCGCAGACGGCAGCGCTGGATGGCCTCAGCCTCGATATTGCGGCCGGCGAGACCGTCGCCATTGTCGGACCGTCCGGTGCCGGCAAGACCACGCTGTTCCAGCTGCTGCTGCGTTTCTACGATCCTGAATCGGGTCGCATCCGCTTCGACGGCATCGACATCGCCAAACTCGATCCGGTCGCCTTACGCCAGCATATCGGCCTGGTCGCGCAGGAACCGGTGATCTTCGGCGCCACCGTGGCCGAGAATATCCGCTACGGCCGCCCTGAGGCGTCCGACATCGAAGTGCAGGCCGCGGCCGAAGCAGCGGCTGCGCATGGTTTCATCCAGGTGCTGCCGCAGGGTTACGACACCTATCTGGGCGAACGCGGCGTGCGGCTGTCCGGCGGCCAGCGCCAGCGCATCGCGATTGCGCGCGCCCTGCTGCGCGATCCGCCGGTGCTGCTGCTCGACGAGGCCACTTCCTCTCTCGATGCAGAGTCGGAACGCAAATTGCAGGCCGCGCTGGAACGCCTGATGCAGGGCCGCACCACGCTGGTGATCGCGCATCGCCTCGCCACCGTGCAGAAGGCCGACCGCATCGTGGTGATGGACCAGGGCCGCATCATAGCGTCGGGCCGTCACGACAGCCTGATGGCGGAAGACGGGCTCTACGCGCGCCTCGCGCGTCTGCAGTTCATGTCCGGCAAGGCCGAGGCCGATGCCGCGTAA
- a CDS encoding S1C family serine protease produces the protein MLVLPPRLLALALVATISACVTPASPPPIAARPVQLADGSTVQPGAQSGLDGRSVELARVQIDIPRGTEIGRLQGQFGNKCRGVRLGPIHQEQPRTPARSNEWNDTFYRVMSGHGFRVAGNPNQLFDTAQQEEGDLQFGLTISEMKLEMRAVCDFFSENAVGMRGNAKVAMEWQVFDPVRRQVILKQRGEGGFEATETVALDPLVILQLAFADAANQLAVSPELRRMMTERAPLPQPGARPAAEDRARIPLRRVALSQQPINSHIDRLRSATVLIDTGDSHGSGFIVSEDGLMITNKHVVGGQRFVRVVLVSGRTVVGEVLRQHELRDVALVKLEGSGYPAMTIRETPVTVTEEVYVIGAPRFKQLAWTVTRGVVSAWRPARLPGQPFDLIQADVAVHGGNSGGPMLDRHGNLVGITVAGYAMGENKSNASLNLFIPILDGLEKLGVDLVDPAEFQRRRNLAASQ, from the coding sequence ATGCTTGTCCTGCCGCCCCGCCTCTTGGCGCTTGCCCTGGTTGCCACGATTTCCGCCTGCGTCACGCCGGCCTCGCCGCCGCCGATCGCGGCCCGGCCGGTGCAACTGGCCGACGGCAGCACCGTGCAGCCCGGCGCGCAGTCCGGCCTCGATGGCCGCTCGGTCGAACTGGCGCGCGTGCAGATCGACATTCCGCGCGGCACCGAGATTGGCCGGTTGCAGGGCCAGTTCGGCAACAAATGCCGCGGCGTGCGGCTCGGACCGATCCATCAGGAGCAGCCGCGCACGCCGGCGCGCAGCAACGAATGGAATGACACCTTCTATCGCGTGATGAGCGGCCATGGTTTCCGGGTCGCCGGTAATCCGAATCAGCTGTTCGACACGGCGCAGCAGGAGGAAGGCGACCTCCAGTTCGGCCTGACCATCAGCGAGATGAAGCTGGAAATGCGGGCCGTCTGCGACTTTTTCAGCGAGAACGCGGTGGGCATGCGGGGCAATGCCAAGGTTGCCATGGAGTGGCAGGTATTCGATCCGGTGCGGCGGCAGGTGATCCTGAAGCAGCGCGGCGAAGGCGGCTTTGAAGCGACCGAGACCGTTGCGCTTGATCCTCTCGTGATCCTGCAGCTTGCTTTCGCCGATGCCGCCAACCAGCTCGCGGTTTCGCCGGAACTGCGCAGGATGATGACGGAACGCGCGCCGTTGCCGCAGCCGGGGGCGCGGCCGGCGGCGGAAGATCGCGCGCGCATCCCCCTGCGACGCGTGGCCTTGTCGCAGCAGCCGATCAACAGTCATATCGACCGCCTGCGCAGCGCCACCGTGCTGATCGACACCGGCGACAGTCACGGCTCCGGCTTCATCGTCTCCGAAGATGGCTTGATGATAACCAACAAGCATGTTGTCGGCGGCCAGCGCTTTGTCCGTGTCGTCCTGGTATCTGGCCGCACGGTGGTTGGCGAGGTTTTGCGGCAGCATGAATTGCGTGATGTCGCCTTGGTCAAACTCGAAGGCAGCGGCTATCCTGCCATGACGATCCGAGAAACGCCGGTGACGGTGACTGAGGAGGTCTACGTCATCGGTGCACCGAGGTTTAAGCAGTTGGCTTGGACCGTGACTCGCGGTGTGGTCAGTGCGTGGCGGCCGGCTCGTCTGCCCGGCCAACCTTTCGATCTGATCCAGGCCGATGTGGCCGTCCATGGCGGCAACAGCGGCGGGCCGATGCTGGACCGGCACGGCAATCTTGTCGGCATCACGGTGGCCGGCTACGCCATGGGTGAAAACAAGTCGAATGCCAGTTTGAATCTGTTCATCCCCATCCTCGACGGGCTGGAAAAACTGGGGGTGGATCTGGTCGACCCGGCCGAATTCCAGCGTCGCCGAAACCTGGCCGCCAGCCAGTAG
- the rpmE gene encoding 50S ribosomal protein L31: MKADIHPDYHEIKVQMTDGTVYTTRSTWGKPGDTMMLDIDSTSHPAWTGGPARLNEAGGQVAKFKKRFGSFGLKK, encoded by the coding sequence ATGAAGGCCGATATCCATCCCGATTACCACGAGATCAAGGTGCAGATGACGGACGGTACCGTCTACACCACCCGTTCGACCTGGGGTAAGCCCGGCGACACCATGATGCTCGACATCGACTCGACCTCGCATCCGGCCTGGACCGGCGGTCCGGCCCGTCTGAACGAAGCGGGCGGCCAGGTGGCCAAGTTCAAGAAGCGCTTCGGCAGCTTCGGTCTGAAGAAGTAA
- a CDS encoding Hsp20 family protein gives MRAFDLSPLLRSSVGFDHVNRLFELANRVDETATSYPPYNIEKRGEDAYRLTMAVAGFDQSELDVTVKENSLIITGKAAEQTVPQDGEQVSYLHRGIARRAFERRFELADTVKVVGAELKDGLLHVALKREVPEAKKPRQIQISTVANSGTVIEAQPKAA, from the coding sequence ATGCGTGCTTTCGATCTTTCCCCCCTGCTGCGCTCCAGCGTCGGTTTCGATCATGTGAACCGGCTGTTTGAACTGGCCAATCGCGTCGACGAGACCGCGACCAGCTATCCCCCGTACAACATCGAGAAACGCGGCGAAGACGCCTACCGCCTCACCATGGCGGTGGCCGGCTTCGACCAGAGCGAACTCGACGTGACGGTGAAGGAAAACAGCCTGATCATCACCGGCAAGGCGGCCGAGCAGACCGTGCCGCAGGATGGCGAGCAGGTCTCGTATCTCCACCGCGGCATCGCGCGACGCGCCTTCGAGCGCCGGTTTGAGCTGGCCGATACCGTGAAGGTGGTCGGCGCCGAACTGAAGGACGGCCTGCTGCATGTCGCGCTGAAGCGCGAGGTGCCGGAAGCCAAGAAGCCGCGCCAGATCCAGATCAGCACGGTTGCCAATAGTGGCACGGTGATCGAGGCTCAGCCCAAGGCAGCGTAA